In Alphaproteobacteria bacterium, a genomic segment contains:
- a CDS encoding SCO family protein yields MRVFWVVGIVVAGVLVGLGVRLYREGADSLNFIASGSALVGGPFTLVDQDGKPRTDAEFRGSLMLVYFGYTYCPDVCPTELQTMSDALDALGDKAAKVQPIFITVDPERDTPPVVKDYVSHFHPRFIALTGTPSQVDAAEKAYRVYAAKAPSKSGGNDYLMDHTGLVYLMGRNGKYLTSFTPQTTPQQMAQAIAQRL; encoded by the coding sequence ATGCGCGTTTTCTGGGTCGTGGGCATTGTGGTCGCGGGCGTCTTGGTCGGCCTTGGCGTGAGGCTCTACCGCGAGGGGGCGGATTCGTTGAACTTCATCGCGAGCGGCTCAGCGCTCGTGGGCGGCCCCTTCACCCTTGTCGATCAGGACGGCAAGCCGCGCACCGATGCCGAGTTTCGCGGGAGCCTGATGCTGGTCTATTTCGGCTATACCTATTGCCCGGATGTCTGTCCGACGGAGCTTCAAACGATGAGCGACGCGCTTGACGCACTCGGCGACAAGGCGGCGAAGGTCCAACCGATCTTCATAACGGTCGATCCCGAGCGGGACACCCCACCGGTCGTCAAGGACTATGTCAGCCATTTTCACCCGAGATTCATTGCGCTCACGGGAACGCCCAGCCAGGTCGACGCAGCTGAAAAGGCTTATCGGGTCTACGCCGCGAAGGCTCCGTCCAAGAGCGGGGGCAACGACTATCTCATGGACCATACCGGCCTCGTCTATCTCATGGGCCGAAACGGCAAGTACCTTACGAGTTTCACGCCGCAGACAACGCCCCAGCAGATGGCGCAAGCCATCGCCCAACGCCTGTGA
- a CDS encoding ankyrin repeat domain-containing protein — MNRLTMVSVGLLVAASPAAAQQFDNSYGPAPIIAATQSGSAWIVQRELEAGTSPNTADTAGSTVLMLASTNGHCQIADLVLKYKARTDVKDKDGNTALMLAAERGHTECVRSIIAAHADVNAVNRQGITALMKAARAGSLDVVQLLLTAKADPNLTDFSGATAVRYAEENRQRRVVDALRAAGGS, encoded by the coding sequence TTGAATCGACTGACGATGGTCTCTGTCGGGCTTCTTGTGGCGGCGAGCCCCGCGGCCGCACAACAATTCGATAACAGTTACGGCCCAGCGCCGATCATAGCGGCGACCCAGTCCGGAAGCGCTTGGATTGTCCAACGGGAACTCGAAGCCGGTACGAGTCCCAACACCGCCGACACGGCGGGGTCGACCGTGCTCATGCTCGCGAGCACGAACGGCCACTGCCAGATCGCCGACCTGGTCCTCAAATACAAAGCGCGGACGGACGTGAAGGACAAGGACGGAAATACCGCCCTCATGCTCGCCGCCGAGCGCGGCCACACCGAATGCGTCAGATCCATCATCGCCGCTCACGCTGACGTGAACGCCGTCAATCGCCAGGGCATCACTGCCTTGATGAAAGCGGCACGGGCCGGCAGTCTCGACGTCGTGCAATTACTTCTTACGGCGAAGGCCGATCCCAATCTGACCGATTTTTCGGGCGCCACCGCAGTTCGCTACGCCGAAGAGAACCGTCAGAGGCGCGTCGTTGACGCGCTGCGGGCGGCGGGCGGCAGTTGA
- a CDS encoding cobalamin biosynthesis protein, protein MAEASEVLSTAMASIAHNRCLMILAALIADAILPTMPGAGRLLPNPVRLARAFGIWLTRRLDRRRRSEATRLVRGLAAAFLVLAAAIAAGLAIEYAAGRNDGAAALEFLIVVTIVGQRILIVRVRGVARALARGSSGLETARKILPAFVEPGWDVLTVDGYGAARIAIEALATGFAERVVAPVFWYLLFGLPGLLGATAISGIAVRGPSESRFGFAALRLDDLVQFLPARLAGAISAIAACIAPTGKPAAALRTMANDSRKHPSLNRGWPLAAFAGALDLSLAGPRRAVDGVSAAAPWIGNGRARAQWGDVYRALYLFAAACLIDLALVAALTLVRFAAGIG, encoded by the coding sequence ATGGCGGAGGCGTCCGAGGTCCTGTCCACGGCGATGGCATCCATCGCCCACAATCGTTGCTTGATGATTCTGGCGGCACTCATCGCCGACGCCATCCTGCCGACCATGCCGGGCGCCGGCAGACTCCTTCCCAACCCGGTCCGTTTGGCGCGCGCATTCGGCATTTGGCTAACACGCAGGCTCGACCGGCGCCGTCGGAGCGAGGCCACGCGCTTGGTGCGCGGCCTGGCGGCGGCGTTTCTTGTCCTGGCGGCCGCGATCGCGGCCGGTCTTGCGATCGAATATGCCGCAGGGCGCAACGACGGGGCTGCGGCACTCGAATTTCTCATCGTCGTGACAATCGTCGGGCAGCGAATCCTGATCGTGCGCGTGCGTGGGGTCGCGCGTGCGCTTGCGCGCGGTTCCTCCGGCCTCGAGACCGCGCGGAAAATCCTGCCGGCATTCGTCGAGCCGGGGTGGGACGTGCTCACCGTCGATGGGTACGGTGCGGCACGAATCGCGATCGAGGCTTTGGCGACTGGATTTGCCGAGCGAGTCGTAGCCCCCGTCTTTTGGTACCTGCTGTTTGGCTTGCCCGGTCTGTTGGGCGCCACGGCAATTAGCGGAATCGCCGTGCGGGGACCGTCGGAGAGTCGCTTCGGTTTCGCGGCCCTTCGCCTCGACGATCTCGTTCAATTCCTGCCCGCACGACTCGCGGGCGCCATCTCCGCCATTGCCGCGTGCATTGCACCCACAGGGAAGCCGGCGGCGGCCCTGCGCACGATGGCGAACGATTCGAGAAAGCACCCCTCGCTCAATCGCGGCTGGCCGCTCGCCGCGTTTGCCGGTGCGCTCGATCTTTCACTCGCCGGTCCGCGCCGCGCCGTCGACGGCGTGAGTGCCGCAGCACCCTGGATCGGCAACGGCCGTGCGCGCGCGCAATGGGGGGACGTCTATCGAGCGCTCTATCTTTTCGCGGCGGCGTGCCTGATCGATTTGGCGCTCGTCGCGGCCCTGACGCTCGTCCGATTCGCGGCTGGGATCGGTTGA
- a CDS encoding lipid-binding SYLF domain-containing protein — protein sequence MLKVLRAFPIFLVAFIGFAASTPVRADTDAESLLERARLTYVSMYNDTNYPQLKRYINLGKAVLIFPGQLKAAFIVGAQGGSGVLVARDINGVWGYPAFYTAGAGSLGLQIGFQSSETVLVIMTEKGLDAIINNQVKLGADASVAIGPVGIGAQGATTTAVGADIVAFSRNEGLYAGGSIDGSVIVKRDDWNSEFYGPGATPRGIVLEQKFSTPKADRFRESLQSTK from the coding sequence ATGCTAAAAGTCCTGCGCGCTTTTCCGATCTTCCTGGTCGCATTCATCGGCTTCGCCGCGTCCACACCCGTACGGGCCGACACCGACGCCGAGTCGCTGCTCGAGAGAGCGCGCCTTACCTATGTCTCCATGTACAACGACACCAACTATCCCCAACTGAAGCGCTACATCAATCTCGGCAAAGCCGTGCTGATCTTTCCAGGCCAACTCAAGGCTGCCTTCATCGTCGGCGCTCAAGGTGGCAGCGGCGTCCTTGTCGCGCGCGATATCAACGGTGTTTGGGGATATCCCGCGTTCTATACCGCGGGTGCGGGGAGCCTCGGCCTGCAGATCGGTTTCCAGAGTTCCGAAACGGTCCTTGTGATCATGACGGAGAAGGGGCTCGACGCCATCATCAACAATCAGGTCAAGCTCGGCGCCGACGCGAGTGTCGCGATCGGCCCCGTCGGCATCGGCGCCCAGGGGGCCACGACCACGGCGGTCGGCGCGGATATCGTCGCCTTTTCCCGCAATGAGGGACTCTATGCCGGCGGTTCGATCGATGGCTCCGTCATCGTAAAGCGCGACGACTGGAACAGCGAGTTCTACGGCCCGGGTGCGACCCCACGCGGCATCGTGCTCGAGCAGAAATTCTCGACCCCCAAAGCCGACCGATTCCGTGAATCTCTCCAGAGCACGAAATAG
- a CDS encoding histidine phosphatase family protein, translating into MTVVTRWWWIRHAPVTADGGRVYGQTDIECDVSDRAPFQALAGKLPREAVWVSSNLKRAYLTAAAIRDAGLIAPEPIIERGLAEQHFGEWQGQIRAEIYARNPDWRGFWLTPAHAVPPGGESFVQVIARTREVIDRLNKNHRGRSIVAVAHGGTIRAALACALKLEPEMALAFTIDNLAVTRLDHIAQGQGEAWRVGVVNLPAR; encoded by the coding sequence ATGACCGTCGTGACTCGATGGTGGTGGATCCGTCATGCGCCGGTGACTGCGGATGGCGGCCGCGTTTACGGACAGACGGACATCGAGTGCGACGTTTCGGATCGCGCGCCCTTCCAAGCCCTCGCGGGAAAGTTGCCGCGCGAGGCGGTGTGGGTTTCGAGCAACCTGAAGCGCGCCTATTTGACCGCAGCCGCGATTCGCGATGCCGGCCTCATCGCACCCGAGCCGATCATTGAGCGGGGTTTAGCCGAGCAGCATTTCGGCGAGTGGCAAGGACAAATCCGTGCCGAAATCTACGCGCGCAATCCCGATTGGCGCGGCTTCTGGCTCACCCCCGCCCACGCCGTACCCCCTGGCGGGGAGAGCTTCGTGCAAGTCATCGCGCGCACGCGCGAGGTCATCGACCGCCTGAACAAGAACCACCGGGGCCGGAGTATCGTCGCGGTTGCGCATGGCGGCACCATTCGCGCGGCCCTCGCTTGCGCGCTGAAGCTGGAGCCCGAAATGGCGCTCGCCTTCACGATCGACAACCTCGCCGTGACGCGACTAGACCACATCGCCCAAGGCCAGGGCGAAGCGTGGCGCGTGGGGGTTGTCAATCTCCCGGCGCGATGA
- the cobS gene encoding adenosylcobinamide-GDP ribazoletransferase produces MARVDWSRFDWASLWRGWLDDIRAAAGFFTILPLAPGTDAAPDEIAQAIRAWPVVGAGVGVAGAVGYAFAAALGLAPLPGALIALAITVVLTGALHEDGLADFADGLGGRDEARRLLIMQDSHIGVFGALAVTLSVAFRASLLAQLTPPANAAAGLIAATAVSRGLVPLMTLTLAPARREGLGAMLGDLRQETVAAAAVLAIVAAFLLLGVGPGLGALAFGLAAVFSVAALARKRLGGYTGDVLGAAQQTAEMAILAAVTIFP; encoded by the coding sequence ATGGCTCGTGTCGATTGGAGCCGATTCGATTGGGCGAGCCTCTGGCGCGGCTGGCTCGACGACATTCGCGCGGCCGCCGGCTTTTTCACGATTCTGCCGCTCGCACCCGGCACGGACGCTGCACCCGACGAAATCGCCCAGGCGATACGTGCCTGGCCTGTCGTCGGCGCTGGCGTCGGCGTTGCAGGGGCCGTCGGCTACGCTTTCGCGGCAGCACTCGGCCTCGCGCCACTTCCCGGTGCCCTGATCGCACTTGCCATCACGGTGGTGCTCACCGGTGCGCTTCATGAGGATGGGCTTGCCGACTTCGCGGATGGCCTCGGTGGACGCGATGAGGCGCGGCGACTTCTGATCATGCAGGACAGCCACATCGGCGTGTTCGGGGCCTTGGCCGTGACATTGAGCGTGGCGTTCCGGGCGTCTTTGCTTGCCCAGCTCACTCCACCCGCGAATGCCGCGGCCGGCCTGATCGCGGCGACCGCAGTCTCACGCGGGCTTGTCCCGCTCATGACGCTGACGTTGGCGCCGGCTCGACGCGAAGGGCTCGGCGCCATGCTCGGCGATCTCCGCCAGGAGACCGTCGCCGCCGCCGCCGTCCTGGCGATCGTCGCGGCATTCCTTCTTCTCGGTGTCGGCCCGGGGCTCGGCGCGCTGGCGTTCGGCCTGGCCGCCGTTTTTTCTGTCGCTGCCCTTGCCCGCAAGCGCCTTGGAGGCTATACGGGCGATGTTCTGGGTGCTGCCCAGCAAACAGCCGAAATGGCCATTCTCGCCGCCGTGACGATTTTCCCATGA
- a CDS encoding ABC transporter permease, protein MTASSIDREVRLRREPSAFSLRRMTAMVLRYLYLLRGSWPRIAELIYWPTVQMILWGLISQFFVTHSSYVAQAAGILIAGVLLWDVLFRSQLGVAVSFLEEVWARNLGQLFVTPLRPYELMLSLAAMSFIRTIVGIVPAALLCIPLYHYSIFTIGLPLVAFFINLMVFGWAMGLMVSGCILRYGLGAESLAWLAIFALAPISGVYYPISILPGWLQPIAWALPASHVFEGMRAVMFEHVFRTDLLMQALLLNAFYLVIGGVVFLAFFRAVRRRGLLLQMGE, encoded by the coding sequence ATGACCGCATCCTCGATCGATCGCGAGGTGCGGCTTCGGCGCGAGCCGAGTGCGTTTTCGCTCCGGCGGATGACGGCGATGGTGCTGCGCTATCTTTATCTTCTGAGAGGGTCCTGGCCGCGCATCGCCGAACTCATCTATTGGCCGACGGTGCAGATGATCCTCTGGGGATTGATCAGCCAGTTCTTCGTGACCCACAGCTCCTATGTGGCGCAGGCGGCAGGCATACTCATCGCGGGCGTACTGCTCTGGGACGTCCTTTTCCGCAGCCAGCTCGGTGTTGCCGTATCCTTTCTCGAGGAGGTGTGGGCGCGCAATCTCGGACAGCTCTTCGTCACCCCTCTCCGACCCTACGAGCTGATGCTCTCCCTCGCGGCGATGAGCTTCATCCGCACGATCGTCGGCATCGTGCCGGCAGCACTGCTGTGCATCCCGCTTTATCACTATTCGATCTTCACGATCGGCCTGCCGCTCGTCGCCTTCTTCATCAACCTCATGGTATTCGGCTGGGCCATGGGCCTCATGGTTTCCGGATGCATTTTGCGCTATGGGCTGGGTGCGGAAAGCCTGGCCTGGCTCGCCATCTTCGCGCTCGCACCTATCAGCGGCGTCTACTATCCGATTTCGATATTGCCGGGTTGGCTCCAGCCGATCGCCTGGGCGTTGCCCGCATCCCACGTTTTCGAAGGCATGCGGGCGGTCATGTTCGAACACGTGTTCCGCACGGACCTGCTCATGCAGGCACTTTTGCTCAACGCATTCTATCTCGTCATCGGCGGCGTCGTGTTCCTCGCCTTTTTCCGCGCCGTGCGCCGACGGGGACTCTTGCTTCAGATGGGCGAGTAG
- a CDS encoding ABC transporter ATP-binding protein: MLATSASTAVIRVTALAKRFGDVIAVDGVNFIVPPGETVALLGGNGAGKTTTLSMLLGLLLPSEGSIEVLGEDMLRHRYRVLHRINFSSPYVEMPRRLTPRENLSVYGQLYGLARVRARVEEIAEELQLGPFMNRPTGSLSAGQRSRIALAKALLNRPELLLLDELTASLDPDTADWVRSYLERYRARTGATILLASHNMGEVERLCSDVLMMKSGRIVDRGSPAELIARYGRHNLEEVFLDIARRPDEVAAQ, translated from the coding sequence ATGCTCGCAACCTCCGCCTCGACGGCCGTGATCCGGGTGACGGCACTCGCCAAGCGCTTTGGCGATGTCATCGCGGTCGACGGCGTGAATTTCATCGTCCCCCCGGGCGAGACGGTAGCCCTTCTTGGCGGGAACGGTGCGGGCAAGACGACAACGCTTTCGATGCTTCTCGGCCTCCTGCTGCCGAGCGAGGGCAGCATTGAGGTCCTCGGTGAGGACATGCTGCGTCACCGCTACCGCGTGCTTCACCGCATCAATTTCTCCTCGCCCTATGTGGAGATGCCGCGGCGGCTGACGCCGCGCGAGAATCTTTCGGTCTACGGCCAGCTTTACGGCCTCGCGCGCGTGCGCGCCCGTGTCGAGGAGATTGCCGAGGAACTGCAGCTCGGCCCGTTCATGAATCGCCCGACGGGTTCACTTTCCGCCGGCCAGCGCAGCCGCATCGCCCTTGCGAAAGCGCTCCTCAACCGGCCGGAGCTGCTGCTGCTCGACGAACTCACTGCCTCGCTCGACCCCGACACCGCGGATTGGGTTCGCAGCTATCTCGAGCGCTACCGTGCTCGCACGGGGGCCACGATCCTGCTCGCCTCGCACAACATGGGAGAGGTCGAGCGCCTTTGTTCCGACGTGCTGATGATGAAATCGGGACGCATCGTCGATCGCGGCTCGCCGGCTGAACTCATCGCGCGATACGGCCGGCACAACCTCGAGGAAGTCTTCCTCGATATCGCGCGCCGACCCGACGAGGTGGCCGCCCAATGA
- a CDS encoding ActS/PrrB/RegB family redox-sensitive histidine kinase produces the protein MAVAHAMAELVGLRDRREMRVPSPVKQRTLVLIRWIAVGGQAATLCIVHFGMGMPLPIVPALAVVGASALLNLVIGRGRGMRARLSNAGAALYLAYDVLQLTVLLCLTGGLANPFSILILAPVMVSATVLSRTSTIALGLLTGLSVSALAFIRLPLPWPDGPFAPPSLYVMGIWLAILLSAMFIGAYVGSVSEEARRMSEALGATQLALAREQRLASLGALAAAAAHELGSPLATIAVTSKELARDLPEGSALREDVDLLLSQSMRCRDILAELGRAPEADKISPFENMPLSALVEDAAEPHRNPAIKLVLDAAPAAGAPEDSPEPILSRSPEIVHGLGNLIQNAIQFAKSEVVVRQRWDFSEIVVEVMDDGPGIPSYLLERIGEPYVSGRDQGGHHMGLGIFIAQNLLARTGGELQFSNRPEGGASVAVRWTRSTVERAA, from the coding sequence ATGGCCGTCGCTCATGCCATGGCCGAACTTGTAGGACTTCGGGATCGGCGCGAGATGCGGGTTCCAAGCCCTGTAAAGCAGCGCACCCTCGTTCTCATCCGGTGGATTGCGGTCGGCGGACAGGCGGCGACGCTTTGCATCGTTCATTTCGGAATGGGCATGCCTCTGCCGATCGTCCCGGCCCTCGCCGTGGTCGGAGCGTCCGCGCTGCTGAATCTCGTTATCGGACGTGGGCGGGGAATGCGCGCGCGGCTTTCGAATGCGGGTGCGGCACTCTATCTCGCCTACGACGTCCTGCAGCTCACGGTCCTTCTCTGCCTCACGGGCGGGCTCGCCAATCCCTTTTCGATTCTGATTCTGGCACCGGTCATGGTCTCGGCGACCGTGCTCTCGCGCACGAGCACGATAGCACTCGGCCTGCTGACCGGGCTCTCTGTTTCAGCACTCGCGTTCATCCGCCTGCCGCTGCCGTGGCCGGACGGTCCGTTCGCCCCACCCTCTCTCTACGTCATGGGAATTTGGCTTGCCATCCTCTTGAGCGCAATGTTCATCGGCGCTTATGTTGGCAGCGTCAGCGAGGAGGCGCGGCGAATGTCGGAAGCACTCGGTGCGACGCAGTTAGCACTTGCGCGCGAGCAGCGTCTCGCGTCGCTCGGTGCGCTTGCCGCCGCCGCGGCACACGAGCTTGGAAGCCCGCTTGCGACAATCGCGGTGACGAGCAAGGAGCTAGCACGCGATCTCCCCGAGGGAAGCGCTCTGCGCGAGGACGTCGACCTCCTTCTCAGCCAAAGCATGCGCTGCCGCGACATCCTCGCCGAACTCGGGCGGGCACCCGAAGCCGACAAGATTTCGCCTTTCGAGAACATGCCGCTTTCGGCCCTGGTCGAGGACGCGGCCGAGCCGCACCGCAATCCGGCAATCAAGCTTGTCCTCGACGCAGCACCTGCTGCCGGTGCGCCGGAAGATTCGCCCGAGCCTATCTTGTCGCGAAGCCCGGAGATCGTGCACGGGCTCGGCAATCTGATCCAGAACGCGATCCAGTTTGCCAAAAGCGAGGTTGTCGTCCGCCAGCGCTGGGATTTCAGCGAGATCGTCGTCGAGGTCATGGACGATGGGCCTGGCATTCCCTCCTATCTCCTCGAGCGGATTGGCGAGCCTTACGTCTCGGGCCGCGATCAAGGCGGGCATCACATGGGCCTCGGCATCTTCATCGCGCAAAACCTCTTGGCAAGGACCGGCGGCGAACTCCAATTCTCCAATCGGCCCGAGGGCGGGGCGAGTGTCGCGGTGCGCTGGACGCGAAGCACGGTCGAACGCGCGGCCTAG
- a CDS encoding ActR/PrrA/RegA family redox response regulator transcription factor translates to MSEEPEQGAALAIPREGEPSLLIVDDDEPFRTRLARAMERRGYRVSTADSVASGIETALATMPAFAVVDLRLGEGSGLDVVKALREVRADVRIVMLTGYGNIATAVAAVKAGALDYLPKPADADQIEAALRVSCRPLPPPPDHPMSADRVRWEHIQRIFEQCGRNVSETARRLNMHRRTLQRILAKYAPRE, encoded by the coding sequence ATGAGCGAAGAACCCGAGCAGGGTGCCGCGCTCGCAATACCGCGGGAGGGAGAGCCGAGTCTCCTCATCGTCGACGATGACGAGCCGTTCCGCACGCGGCTTGCTCGCGCGATGGAGCGGCGGGGCTACCGTGTGTCGACGGCCGACAGCGTGGCGAGTGGGATCGAAACGGCACTCGCAACGATGCCCGCCTTCGCAGTCGTCGACTTGCGCCTCGGGGAGGGAAGCGGGCTCGACGTGGTCAAGGCGCTACGCGAGGTGCGCGCCGACGTGCGGATCGTGATGCTTACGGGCTATGGCAACATTGCGACCGCCGTCGCGGCGGTGAAGGCGGGCGCTCTGGACTATTTGCCCAAGCCCGCCGACGCCGACCAGATCGAGGCGGCGCTGCGGGTGAGCTGCAGGCCCTTGCCACCTCCGCCCGATCATCCGATGTCGGCGGACCGGGTGCGGTGGGAGCATATTCAGCGCATCTTCGAACAATGCGGGCGCAACGTTTCGGAGACGGCCCGGCGGCTCAACATGCACCGGCGCACCCTTCAACGTATCCTCGCGAAGTACGCGCCGCGCGAATAG